A part of Lacinutrix sp. 5H-3-7-4 genomic DNA contains:
- a CDS encoding carboxypeptidase-like regulatory domain-containing protein codes for MTKKTILFYFTALLLPFFALAQSATVTGVILNENNTPIEGVNIKANTSGTTTNRDGFYELKIENNTEVSINYSHVSHKKVAIKVNLKNGEVFEFNPVMKIDVEQISTVVISGKKRKDVEGVTTIAPAVIRKIPGAQAGVENILKTLPGVSGNNELSTQYNVRGGNFDENLVYVNGIEIYRPFLVRSGQQEGLSFVNSDMVQNVDFSAGGFQAKYGDKLSSVLDITYKKPVDFGVALDLSLLGGSLTLETASKDSKFTSITGVRYRDNSLLVDAKETETNYDPTFIDAQTYLTYKFTDKFELSFLGNASLNKYRYEPQTRQTNFGTLENPLALLVVYQGQERDSYQTLFGALQARYNLNDNVNLNLVASTYHTTEEEHFDILAQYRLGEVNSNIGDEDLGEVEFSEGIGSQLSHGRNDLDALITTIEHKGTATVEDNEIKWSVKYTNEDIRDRLIEWEVIDSAGFSVNPPGAGFNDEPYAPDEFPLTAFTNVQSRNNTQINRIQAYLQWSKRSTIGDADVWYNAGVRAHNWQVKNNGVSGDFQTVISPRAQFAIKPNWEKDMLFRVSGGLYFQPPFYRELRDANGDVQLNVKAQKSIHLVLGNDYSFKMWDRPFKLTTEAYYKKLSDVNPYTVENVRIRYAANNNAKAYAYGLDMRLNGEFVPGTESWFSFGYLKTEENINDRGYIARPTDQRLKFAALFQDYVPNLPNFKMYLNLVYNTGLPGGSPSYADPYDYQNRLPDYRRADIGFQFVLVDENKQFNSGWKKPFKSLSLGFEIFNVFNNQNSITNTWVRDVYSKRQYAIPNYLTPRVFNVRLTSRF; via the coding sequence TTGACTAAAAAAACCATTCTATTTTATTTTACTGCCTTGCTTCTGCCCTTTTTTGCTCTGGCACAATCTGCAACAGTTACCGGCGTTATTTTAAACGAAAACAACACACCTATAGAAGGTGTAAATATTAAAGCTAATACAAGTGGAACTACCACAAATCGTGATGGCTTTTACGAATTAAAAATAGAAAATAATACAGAGGTTTCTATAAACTACTCTCACGTATCGCATAAAAAAGTAGCCATTAAAGTAAATTTAAAAAACGGAGAGGTTTTTGAGTTTAATCCAGTAATGAAAATTGATGTTGAGCAAATTTCTACAGTAGTTATTAGCGGAAAAAAACGTAAAGATGTTGAAGGCGTTACAACAATAGCTCCAGCAGTTATTAGAAAAATTCCTGGTGCACAAGCTGGTGTAGAAAATATTTTAAAAACCTTACCAGGAGTAAGTGGTAATAATGAGTTAAGCACACAGTATAATGTACGTGGTGGTAATTTTGATGAAAACCTTGTATATGTAAATGGTATTGAAATTTACAGACCATTTTTAGTTAGGTCTGGACAACAAGAAGGTTTAAGTTTTGTAAACAGCGACATGGTACAAAATGTAGATTTTTCAGCAGGAGGATTTCAAGCCAAATATGGAGACAAACTATCTTCAGTTTTAGATATTACATATAAAAAACCCGTAGATTTTGGTGTCGCTTTAGATTTAAGTTTATTAGGAGGAAGCCTTACTTTAGAAACAGCAAGTAAAGATTCAAAATTCACATCCATTACAGGTGTACGTTATAGAGATAACAGTTTACTTGTAGATGCAAAAGAAACAGAAACCAACTACGACCCTACTTTTATAGATGCACAAACTTATTTAACCTATAAGTTTACAGATAAGTTTGAGTTAAGTTTTTTAGGTAATGCCTCGTTAAATAAATACCGTTACGAGCCACAAACAAGACAAACAAATTTTGGAACACTAGAAAACCCACTAGCTTTATTAGTGGTTTATCAAGGCCAAGAGCGTGACAGTTACCAAACACTTTTTGGAGCATTACAAGCACGTTATAATTTAAATGATAATGTTAATTTAAATTTAGTAGCTTCTACATATCACACTACAGAAGAAGAACATTTTGATATTTTAGCACAATACCGTTTAGGAGAAGTAAACAGTAATATTGGAGATGAAGATTTAGGTGAAGTAGAATTTTCTGAAGGTATAGGCAGTCAATTAAGTCATGGTAGAAATGATTTAGATGCTTTAATAACAACAATAGAGCATAAAGGAACTGCAACAGTAGAAGACAACGAGATAAAATGGTCTGTTAAATATACAAATGAAGATATTCGAGACCGTTTAATAGAATGGGAAGTTATAGATTCGGCAGGATTCTCTGTAAATCCTCCAGGCGCAGGATTTAATGATGAGCCATATGCACCAGACGAGTTTCCATTAACTGCATTTACAAATGTACAGTCGCGAAACAACACACAAATTAATAGGATACAAGCCTATTTACAATGGAGTAAACGCAGTACAATTGGCGATGCAGATGTTTGGTATAATGCAGGAGTTCGTGCCCATAACTGGCAAGTAAAAAACAATGGAGTTAGTGGTGATTTTCAAACAGTAATAAGCCCAAGAGCACAATTTGCAATAAAACCAAATTGGGAAAAAGATATGCTTTTTAGAGTAAGTGGTGGTTTATACTTTCAGCCTCCATTTTACAGAGAATTACGAGACGCAAATGGCGACGTACAATTAAACGTAAAAGCACAAAAATCTATACACTTAGTATTAGGAAACGATTATAGTTTTAAAATGTGGGATCGCCCATTTAAATTAACTACTGAGGCGTATTACAAAAAACTATCAGACGTCAACCCATATACTGTTGAAAATGTAAGAATACGCTATGCAGCAAATAATAATGCGAAAGCTTATGCTTATGGTTTAGATATGCGTTTAAACGGAGAGTTTGTTCCAGGAACCGAGAGTTGGTTTAGTTTTGGATATTTAAAAACCGAAGAAAATATTAACGACCGTGGTTATATTGCTAGACCAACAGATCAACGTTTAAAATTTGCTGCTTTATTTCAAGATTATGTACCAAATTTACCAAACTTTAAAATGTATTTAAACCTTGTTTATAATACAGGATTACCAGGTGGTTCTCCAAGTTATGCAGATCCTTACGATTACCAAAACAGATTGCCAGATTATAGACGTGCAGATATTGGTTTTCAATTTGTTTTAGTAGATGAAAACAAACAATTTAATAGCGGCTGGAAAAAACCTTTTAAATCGTTAAGTTTAGGTTTCGAAATTTTTAATGTATTTAATAACCAAAATTCAATTACCAACACATGGGTGCGTGATGTTTATAGTAAACGTCAATATGCAATACCAAATTATCTAACACCCAGAGTATTTAATGTTCGATTAACTTCTAGGTTTTAA